The Rhinoraja longicauda isolate Sanriku21f chromosome 19, sRhiLon1.1, whole genome shotgun sequence genome includes a window with the following:
- the LOC144602935 gene encoding putative G-protein coupled receptor 139, whose translation MPLPSYGDQSLFVLSSRKWLIRSCVDAFSRSSFIKFHVVKLNVKSMNCANIMTIYILSCGKCGLSRCITRYLVWMAAADLMVLIFEAFLYEIKEAYFPDSFLNYTPICSLNLALLYFSIDCSVWLTVTFTFDRHIAICSQNLRTRYCTPKMASTVIITVCCLSILQNIPVYFIYEPREIIDNVPWSCFVKASFYTSPFWAAYLWFETVLTPFAPFALILLLNSLTIKQIIMSNRVRSKLRGKSSEKIQTDQEVEDRRKSIILLAAISGNFLLLWVVILACFICVQFTDTQFLESDYNDSFTVAEKFGYMLRCLSTCTNTFIYAVSQSKFRDEIKNVIKRPVAFLGHLLK comes from the exons ATGCCATTACCCAGCTATGGAGATCAGAGCCTCTTCGTTTTGTCGTCCAGAAAGTGGCTAATTCGATCCTGTGTTGATGCCTTCAGCCGGTCAAGTTTCATCAAGTTTCATGTCGTTAAACTGAACGTTAAATCTATGAATTGCG CTAACATAATGACAATATACATCCTGTCGTGTGGAAAGTGTGGCCTTTCTAGATGCATCACGCGATATCTCGTGTGGATGGCAGCAGCTGACCTTATGGTTTTAATATTTGAAGCTTTTCTTTATGAAATAAAAGAGGCATATTTTCCAGATTCATTCCTTAATTACACTCCTATTTGTAGCCTTAACCTGGCCCTGCTTTATTTTTCTATTGATTGTTCCGTTTGGCTGACTGTCACTTTCACATTTGATCGACATATTGCTATATGTTCTCAGAATCTGCGAACTAGATACTGCACTCCAAAGATGGCATCAACAGTTATAATAACAGTTTGTTGTTTGAGCATTTTACAAAATATTCCAGTCTACTTTATATATGAACCGCGTGAAATAATTGACAATGTACCGTGGTCCTGTTTTGTAAAAGCAAGCTTCTACACCTCACCGTTTTGGGCTGCATACTTATGGTTCGAAACCGTCTTAACACCATTCGCACCATTTGCGCTGATTCTCCTGCTCAATTCATTGACCATCAAACAAATCATCATGTCCAATAGAGTGAGGAGCAAACTCAGAGGAAAGAGCAGTGAGAAGATCCAGACTGACCAAGAGGTGGAGGACCGAAGGAAATCAATCATTCTACTGGCCGCAATATCTGGGAATTTTCTTCTGTTATGGGTGGTAATCCTTGCCTGCTTCATATGTGTACAGTTTACAGACACTCAGTTTCTGGAAAGCGATTACAACGACTCTTTTACCGTTGCCGAAAAATTTGGATATATGTTAAGATGTTTAAGTACTTGCACAAACACCTTCATTTACGCGGTGTCCCAGAGCAAGTTCAGAGACGAAATAAAGAATGTGATCAAACGTCCTGTTGCATTCCTGGGCCACCTattgaaataa